The Neomonachus schauinslandi chromosome 11, ASM220157v2, whole genome shotgun sequence genome contains a region encoding:
- the LOC110586279 gene encoding 40S ribosomal protein S20-like: MEAGVAIHQIRVTVTSHSVKSLEKICADLLRGTKENNLKMKGPVRRPTKTLRITTRKTPCGEGPQTWYPFQMRIHKRPTDLHHPSEIVKQMTRQCGART; the protein is encoded by the coding sequence ATGGAAGCAGGGGTGGCAATTCACCAAATTCGAGTTACTGTAACCAGCCACAGCGTAAAATCTCTGGAGAAGATATGTGCTGACCTGCTCAGAGGCACAAAGGAGAATAATCTCAAAATGAAAGGACCAGTTCGAAGGCCCACCAAGACTCTGAGAATTACTACAAGGAAAACTCCTTGTGGTGAAGGTCCTCAGACTTGGTATCCTTTTCAGATGAGGATCCACAAGCGACCCACTGATTTGCACCATCCTTCTGAGATTGTTAAGCAGATGACCCGTCAGTGTGGAGCCAGGACTTGA